The genomic window GATGTAAATTTGAGCAAGTCAAACTTCTTTTCGGAGAGTTTGATCCTGGCTCAGGACGAACGCTGGCGGCGTGCCTAATACATGCAAGTCGAGCGAACCACTTCGGTGGTTAGCGGCGGACGGGTGAGTAACACGTGGGCAACCTGCCTATGAGACTGGGATAACTTCGGGAAACCGGAGCTAATACCGGATAACATTTATCTTTGCCTGAAGATAAATTGAAAGATGGCTTTTAGCTATCACTTATAGATGGGCCCGCGGCGCATTAGCTAGTTGGTGAGGTAATGGCTCACCAAGGCGACGATGCGTAGCCGACCTGAGAGGGTGATCGGCCACACTGGGACTGAGACACGGCCCAGACTCCTACGGGAGGCAGCAGTAGGGAATCTTCCACAATGGACGAAAGTCTGATGGAGCAACGCCGCGTGAGTGAAGAAGGTTTTCGGATCGTAAAACTCTGTTGTTAGGGAAGAACAAGTACCGTTCGAATAGGGCGGTACCTTGACGGTACCTAACGAGAAAGCCACGGCTAACTACGTGCCAGCAGCCGCGGTAATACGTAGGTGGCAAGCGTTGTCCGGAATTATTGGGCGTAAAGCGCGCGCAGGCGGTCCTTTAAGTCTGATGTGAAAGCCCACGGCTCAACCGTGGAGGGTCATTGGAAACTGGAGGACTTGAGTGCAGAAGAGGAGAGTGGAATTCCACGTGTAGCGGTGAAATGCGTAGATATGTGGAGGAACACCAGTGGCGAAGGCGACTCTCTGGTCTGTAACTGACGCTGAGGCGCGAAAGCGTGGGGAGCGAACAGGATTAGATACCCTGGTAGTCCACGCCGTAAACGATGAGTGCTAAGTGTTGGAGGGTTTCCGCCCTTCAGTGCTGCAGCAAACGCATTAAGCACTCCGCCTGGGGAGTACGGTCGCAAGACTGAAACTCAAAGGAATTGACGGGGGCCCGCACAAGCGGTGGAGCATGTGGTTTAATTCGAAGCAACGCGAAGAACCTTACCAGGTCTTGACATCCCTATGCCCGCCCTAGAGATAGGGTCTTCCCTTCGGGGACATAGGTGACAGGTGGTGCATGGTTGTCGTCAGCTCGTGTCGTGAGATGTTGGGTTAAGTCCCGCAACGAGCGCAACCCTTGATCTTAGTTGCCAGCATTTAGTTGGGCACTCTAAGGTGACTGCCGGTGACAAACCGGAGGAAGGTGGGGATGACGTCAAATCATCATGCCCCTTATGACCTGGGCTACACACGTGCTACAATGGATGGTACAAAGGGCTGCAAAACCGCGAGGTTGAGCGAATCCCATAAAACCATTCTCAGTTCGGATTGTAGGCTGCAACTCGCCTACATGAAGCTGGAATCGCTAGTAATCGCGGATCAGCATGCCGCGGTGAATACGTTCCCGGGCCTTGTACACACCGCCCGTCACACCACGAGAGTTTGTAACACCCGAAGTCGGTGGGGTAACCGTAAGGAGCCAGCCGCCTAAGGTGGGACAGATGATTGGGGTGAAGTCGTAACAAGGTAGCCGTATCGGAAGGTGCGGCTGGATCACCTCCTTTCTAAGGATTATTACGGAACATCTACCTTACGGTAGATGAAGCGCTTTGGTTTTGTTTAGTTTTGAGAGAGCTATCTCTCATATATAATGGAGGGCCTATAGCTCAGCTGGTTAGAGCGCACGCCTGATAAGCGTGAGGTCGGTGGTTCGAGTCCACTTAGGCCCACCATGTAACACAAAAATTAAAAAACGGGGCCTTAGCTCAGCTGGGAGAGCGCCTGCCTTGCACGCAGGAGGTCAGCGGTTCGATCCCGCTAGGCTCCACCAACCACAGATTACAATCATGCACTTTGATTGAAATCTTTTTAATGTTCCTTGAAAACTAGATAACGATAAACAACGACATCCAAAACCAATATGGTTTAATTAGTAATGCCTCTTTTAACTTGTTTGTCGCAAAGTTAAAAGAACTGATTTATAAACACGATCAATGATCGTAGGTTAAGTTAGGAAGGGCGCACGGTGGATGCCTTGGCACTAGGAGCCGATGAAGGACGGGACTAACACCGATATGCTTCGGGGAGCTGTAAGTAAGCTTTGATCCGGAGATTTCCGAATGGGGAAACCCACTGTTCGTAATGGAACAGTATCTACACCTGAATACATAGGGTGATGAAGGCAGACCCGGGGAACTGAAACATCTAAGTACCCGGAGGAAGAGAAAGCAAATGCGATTCCCTGAGTAGCGGCGAGCGAAACGGGATTAGCCCAAACCAAGAGGCTTGCCTCTTGGGGTTGTAGGACACTCTATACGGAGTTACAAAGGAACGAAGTAAATGAAGCGACCTGGAAAGGTCCGTCAAAGAAGGTAACAACCCTGTAGTTGAAACTTCGTTCCCTCCAGAGTGGATCCTGAGTACGGCCGGACACGTGAAATCCGGTCGGAAGCAGGGAGGACCATCTCCCAAGGCTAAATACTCCCTAGTGACCGATAGTGAACCAGTACCGTGAGGGAAAGGTGAAAAGCACCCCGGAAGGGGAGTGAAAGAGATCCTGAAACCGTGTGCCTACAACAAGTCAGAGCCCGTTAATGGGTGATGGCGTGCCTTTTGTAGAATGAACCGGCGAGTTACGATTACGTGCAAGGTTAAGCTGAATAGGCGGAGCCGCAGCGAAAGCGAGTCTGAATAGGGCGAATTAGTACGTGGTCGTAGACCCGAAACCAGGTGATCTACCCATGTCCAGGGTGAAGTTCAGGTAACACTGAATGGAGGCCCGAACCCACGCACGTTGAAAAGTGCGGGGATGAGGTGTGGGTAGCGGAGAAATTCCAATCGAACCTGGAGATAGCTGGTTCTCTCCGAAATAGCTTTAGGGCTAGCCTCATGAGTAAGAGTCTTGGAGGTAGAGCACTGATTGGACTAGGGGCCCTCATCGGGTTACCGAATTCAGTCAAACTCCGAATGCCAAAGACTTATCCATGGGAGTCAGACTGCGAGTGATAAGATCCGTAGTCGAAAGGGAAACAGCCCAGACCGCCAGTTAAGGTCCCAAAGTATACGTTAAGTGGAAAAGGATGTGGAGTTGCTTAGACAACCAGGATGTTGGCTTAGAAGCAGCCACCATTTAAAGAGTGCGTAATAGCTCACTGGTCGAGTGACTCTGCGCCGAAAATGTACCGGGGCTAAACGTATCACCGAAACTGCGGAATGTCTCACGACATTGGTAGGAGAGCGTTCTAAGGGCTGTGAAGCTAGACCGTGAGGACTAGTGGAGCGCTTAGAAGTGAGAATGCCGGTATGAGTAGCGAAAGAAGGGTGAGAATCCCTTCCACCGAATGCCTAAGGTTTCCTGAGGAAGGCTCGTCCGCTCAGGGTTAGTCGGGACCTAAGCCGAGGCCGAAAGGCGTAGGCGATGGATAACAGGTTGATATTCCTGTACCACCTCACCACCGTTTGAGCAATGGGGGGACGCAGGAGGATAGGGTGAGCGCGCTGTTGGATTAGCGCGTCCAAGCAATTAGGCTGATGATGAGGCAAATCCCATCATCGTGAAGGCTGAGTTGTGATGGCGAGGGAACTATAGTACCGAAGTCCTTGATTCCACACTGCCAAGAAAAGCCTCTAGCGAGGGGGTAGGTGCCCGTACCGCAAACCGACACAGGTAGGCGAGGAGAGAATCCTAAGGTGAGCGAGAGAACTCTCGTTAAGGAACTCGGCAAAATGACCCCGTAACTTCGGGAGAAGGGGTGCTTGTTGGGGTGTTAAAGCCCTGACAAGCCGCAGTGAAAAGGCCCAGGCGACTGTTTAGCAAAAACACAGGTCTCTGCGAAGCCGCAAGGCGAAGTATAGGGGCTGACGCCTGCCCGGTGCTGGAAGGTTAAGAGGAGGGGTTAGCGCAAGCGAAGCTCTGAATCGAAGCCCCAGTAAACGGCGGCCGTAACTATAACGGTCCTAAGGTAGCGAAATTCCTTGTCGGGTAAGTTCCGACCCGCACGAAAGGCGTAACGATCTGGGCACTGTCTCAACGAGAGACTCGGTGAAATTTTAGTACCTGTGAAGATGCAGGTTACCCGCGACAGGACGGAAAGACCCCGTGGAGCTTTACTGTAGCCTGATATTGAATTTTGGTACAGCTTGTACAGGATAGGTAGGAGCCTGAGAAGCCGGAGCGCTAGCTTCGGTGGAGGCGTCGGTGGGATACTACCCTGGCTGTATTGAAATTCTAACCCACATCCCTGATCGGGATGGGAGACAGTGTCAGGTGGGCAGTTTGACTGGGGCGGTCGCCTCCTAAAATGTAACGGAGGCGCCCAAAGGTTCCCTCAGAATGGTTGGAAATCATTCGTAGAGTGTAAAGGCACAAGGGAGCTTGACTGCGAGACCTACAAGTCGAGCAGGGACGAAAGTCGGGCTTAGTGATCCGGTGGTTCCGCATGGAAGGGCCATCGCTCAACGGATAAAAGCTACCCCGGGGATAACAGGCTTATCTCCCCCAAGAGTCCACATCGACGGGGAGGTTTGGCACCTCGATGTCGGCTCATCGCATCCTGGGGCTGTAGTCGGTCCCAAGGGTTGGGCTGTTCGCCCATTAAAGCGGTACGCGAGCTGGGTTCAGAACGTCGTGAGACAGTTCGGTCCCTATCCGTCGTGGGCGTAGGAAATTTGAGAGGAGCTGTCCTTAGTACGAGAGGACCGGGATGGACGCACCGCTGGTGTACCAGTTGTCTTGCCAAAGGCATCGCTGGGTAGCTATGTGCGGACGGGATAAGTGCTGAAAGCATCTAAGCATGAAGCCCCCCTCAAGATGAGATTTCCCATTCTAAGATCCCTTGAAGATGACAAGGTAGATAGGTTCGAGGTGGAAGCGTGGTGACACGTGGAGCTGACGAATACTAATCGATCGAAGACTTAACCAAAAGTCGACGCACAAACATCAGTTGTTGTATTATCGTTATCTAGTTTTGAGGGAACAATCCCTATATAAAATATGTTTGTGCCTGCGTCTTCTAGCATGTTCGAGGATGATTATCCTTGAGCACAAGCCAGCAAAGAAGCATAATCAAGCAGTAGGCTTGGTGACGATGGCGAAGAGGTCACACCCGTTCCCATCCCGAACACGGAAGTTAAGCTCTTCAGCGCCGATGGTAGTTGGGGCATTGCCCCTGTGAGAGTAGGACGTCGCCAAGCAAACAAGCGAGTAGCCAATAGGTTACTCGCTTTTATGTTTTTAAGAAACAGTCGACCGTGAGGTCGAAATATAAGAAGTCTAATACATCTTAAGAGAGGCACGAGGAGCAAGAAGATCTAGGAAGACAGGAAGAGAGCAGCGGAATGTATGATACATCCGACGAGCAGCGAACAACTGCGGCTGACGAAGAGATTCGTAGGTCATCGTGTCTCGCATCCCCGAACACGGAAGGTAAGCTCGCGCGCCGATGGTAGTTGGGGCCATATTATGGAACTCCTGCTAAAAGCCGCCACGTCCTGTGGCGAACGCAGGAGTCAGCACATCCTGTGCAAGTCCTGTGAGAGTAGGACGTCGCCAAGCAAACAAGCGAGTAGCCAGTAGGTTACTCGTTTTTGTGTTTTCCAAAGTTATTCGACCATTAAGTCAAAATAAAAGATAAGAAGTACATATAATAGAAGTGAGATTCGGTTCAGTTTACATTAAGAGGGTTGTCCTATGTAAAAAACAAACAACCCTCTTTCTTCTATTGTAAAGGAATATCTGTTACATTACGTTCAACAAGCCGTGCACCTTTCTTCGCTATATAATCGCCTCCAGAAGAAGTAAAAACAGAAGACATTAATATAGTGTCCATTGCAGTAGCTACTGCTGCAGTATCAATAGGCTCTACGGGATCTTCGATGGTAAGTCTTGATGTTTTTCCTTCTTCGTTAAGAAATTGAAGTTCTAATGTTTTAGCCATTTTACCATACCTCCTTACTTAGTATTTTTGATTATCTTTCCTTAAAGACTACTCACTACTCAGGTACATTTTCAATAAAACGAGTGTTATTTCTCTCTAGATGGTCTACCGTATGCTGTTGTAGACTAGCTATCGCCTGTGCCACAGCAAACAATTGATCCGCAACAGCTTCTGTTTTAACATTGTTGTAGTTTTTGTTTTTAAATATTGGCTCTCCATTCTCATCAGAACCAACAACATACACTATACGCAGTTGAGAATCTTTAATATTACTATTTATCATCTCCCCCACCTCCTTTCACTCTCGTTATATAACGGTGAAAGAAAAAAGGGTCATTATAACTACTTTTTGTAGCAAAAGTTTTATTGAAAGTATAAAAGTTTTAAACCTAGATTCCTTATGATAAATCAAAACTGTAGTGTACACGGAAGGTCGTCATTTAGGGCTAGTTTCCATGAACTTTTTTTAATTCTTTTTAGCAAATTAATCTTTTTACAATGTGACAAACACGGACACGTTTTGTCATACATACAATTTATAAACGACATTATAGTATGGATAAGTATTTTATAATATTTTAAATTTTGTATACATTTATGAAAATTTGTCTATCCTAGGTCTAGGAGGTGGAGGCATTGAATTCACTTACATTAACACAAGAACTTGGGGAAACATGTGCAATATGCAATGAAACGAGAGTAAAGGGAATTCATTTATATACAACTTTTATTTGTATGAAGTGTGAGCAGGAATTGATTCACACAGAAACAAGTGACCCTAAATATAAGGAATACTTAATAAAGCTTAAAAAAGCTTCGGCGGCTATAAAACAGTTTCAAAATGAAGGAGCCCAATAATGGGCTCTTTTTGTAGTTAGGATAATATATAAACTCTGACAATAGTTGTCTCTCTATAACGCCAGCGACTCGAGAGAAAAATACAGATCAATGTTGCTTAAACGGAACAACTTTTTAAAGCCGATCCTATCCTTGGTCATTAGCTAAACGCTTCTGTAAGTCAGGACTTACGACGGCTAGTGTTGACAACGAGGTAGGATGTTGCGTTTTTGTGGACTGACGGCACTTATCATGTGCTTGTCGCAATTAAGCGGCCGACTTGCGTCTTTCTAAGCCGTTAAAATTCCGTGAGCCAAAGCTGTTGTCTAGCTAGCCTTCCTATCCTTAGCCCATCCCCGCCTATATGTAATATGCCAACAAACATAAGTTCATGTAGCCTCTTCTTTAGGCAA from Bacillus sp. HMF5848 includes these protein-coding regions:
- a CDS encoding DUF2922 domain-containing protein, which encodes MAKTLELQFLNEEGKTSRLTIEDPVEPIDTAAVATAMDTILMSSVFTSSGGDYIAKKGARLVERNVTDIPLQ
- a CDS encoding DUF1659 domain-containing protein, which translates into the protein MINSNIKDSQLRIVYVVGSDENGEPIFKNKNYNNVKTEAVADQLFAVAQAIASLQQHTVDHLERNNTRFIENVPE
- a CDS encoding sigma factor G inhibitor Gin; the encoded protein is MEALNSLTLTQELGETCAICNETRVKGIHLYTTFICMKCEQELIHTETSDPKYKEYLIKLKKASAAIKQFQNEGAQ